Proteins encoded by one window of Nocardia goodfellowii:
- the dtd gene encoding D-aminoacyl-tRNA deacylase, whose amino-acid sequence MRVVVQRVTAARVSVDGAIVGEIEPNPQGLVALVGVTHSDTEMTAKALADKLWRLRILDGERSAADVDAPILVVSQFTLYANTAKGRRPSWNAAAPGPVAEPLVDAFTQALRDLGATTATGKFGAHMHIDLSNDGPVTLLLEA is encoded by the coding sequence ATGCGAGTGGTGGTTCAGCGCGTGACCGCGGCACGGGTGAGCGTGGACGGTGCGATCGTCGGGGAGATCGAGCCGAATCCACAGGGCTTGGTCGCGCTGGTCGGTGTTACGCACAGCGATACCGAGATGACGGCGAAAGCGCTGGCGGACAAGCTGTGGCGGCTGCGCATCCTCGACGGCGAACGTTCCGCCGCCGACGTCGACGCACCCATCCTGGTGGTCAGCCAGTTCACGCTCTACGCCAACACCGCCAAGGGACGCCGCCCCTCCTGGAACGCCGCGGCACCCGGGCCGGTCGCCGAACCCCTCGTCGACGCCTTCACCCAGGCGCTTCGCGATCTCGGCGCCACCACGGCCACCGGAAAATTCGGCGCCCACATGCACATCGACCTCAGTAACGACGGCCCGGTCACCCTCCTGCTGGAAGCCTGA
- the map gene encoding type I methionyl aminopeptidase encodes MVFGRKSKKVVPFRTAGELDAMAAAGAIVGRALVAVREAAKPGVSTLELDEVAEQVIRDAGAVPSFKGYHGFPGSICSSVNDRIVHGIPNADDVLVEGDLVSIDCGAILDGWHGDSAWTFGVGTIIEADRLLSEATKLSMEAGIEAMVPGNRLTDISHAIELGTRAAEELHGRSYGIVDGYGGHAIGREMHMDPFLANEGAPGKGPKLVVGSVLAIEPMLTLGTTQSKVLDDDWTVVTLDGSRSAHWEHTVAVTEDGPRILTLRPE; translated from the coding sequence ATGGTCTTCGGCCGCAAGTCCAAGAAGGTGGTGCCGTTCCGCACCGCCGGTGAACTCGACGCCATGGCGGCGGCGGGCGCGATTGTCGGTCGCGCCCTGGTCGCCGTGCGCGAGGCCGCCAAGCCCGGGGTGTCGACCCTGGAGTTGGACGAGGTGGCCGAGCAGGTCATCCGCGATGCGGGCGCGGTGCCGTCCTTCAAGGGCTACCACGGGTTTCCGGGTTCGATCTGCTCGTCGGTGAACGACCGGATCGTGCACGGGATTCCGAACGCGGACGATGTGCTCGTCGAGGGCGATCTGGTGTCGATCGATTGCGGCGCGATTCTCGATGGCTGGCATGGTGATTCGGCCTGGACCTTCGGCGTCGGCACCATCATTGAAGCCGATCGGCTGCTGAGCGAGGCCACCAAGTTGTCGATGGAGGCGGGCATCGAGGCCATGGTCCCGGGCAACCGGTTGACCGACATCTCGCACGCCATCGAACTCGGCACCCGCGCCGCCGAGGAACTGCACGGCCGCTCCTACGGCATCGTCGACGGCTACGGTGGCCACGCCATCGGCCGCGAGATGCACATGGACCCGTTCCTGGCGAACGAAGGCGCCCCCGGAAAGGGCCCGAAGCTCGTGGTGGGCTCCGTCCTCGCCATCGAGCCGATGCTGACCCTGGGCACCACCCAGTCGAAGGTGCTCGACGACGACTGGACCGTGGTGACGCTGGACGGTTCACGTTCCGCGCACTGGGAGCACACCGTCGCGGTCACCGAAGACGGCCCGCGCATCCTGACGCTGCGCCCGGAGTAG
- a CDS encoding adenylate kinase translates to MRVVLLGPPGAGKGTQADLLSDKLGVPHISTGDLFRANISQQTPLGREAQKYMDAGDLVPSDVTNRMVEARVNEPDAANGFILDGYPRTVDQADALEKILGDMDSKLDAVLCFVVPEDTVVERMLARGRGDDNEGVIRNRLRVYREETEPLLTHYDGLVVSVDGVGEVDDVNARALRALGH, encoded by the coding sequence GTGAGAGTTGTACTGCTCGGTCCGCCGGGTGCCGGCAAGGGTACTCAGGCCGATCTCCTGTCGGACAAGCTTGGCGTCCCGCACATCTCCACCGGGGACCTGTTCCGCGCCAACATCTCCCAGCAGACCCCGCTGGGCCGCGAAGCGCAGAAGTACATGGACGCCGGCGATCTGGTGCCCAGCGATGTCACCAACCGCATGGTCGAAGCTCGCGTGAACGAGCCCGACGCCGCCAACGGCTTCATCCTCGACGGCTACCCGCGCACGGTCGATCAGGCCGACGCGCTGGAGAAGATCCTCGGCGACATGGACAGCAAGCTGGACGCGGTGCTGTGCTTCGTCGTGCCGGAGGACACCGTGGTCGAGCGCATGCTGGCCCGCGGCCGCGGCGACGACAACGAAGGTGTCATCCGCAACCGGTTGCGCGTGTACCGCGAGGAGACCGAGCCGCTGCTGACTCATTACGACGGCCTGGTCGTCTCCGTCGACGGTGTCGGCGAGGTCGATGACGTGAACGCTCGCGCGCTGCGGGCGCTGGGGCACTGA
- the secY gene encoding preprotein translocase subunit SecY: MLSAFVSAFRTPDLRRKILFTLGLIALYRLGAALPSPGVDYQAVQECIDLVSGGDNAGIYQLINLFSGGALLQLSVFAIGIMPYITASIIIQLLTVVIPRFEELRKEGQSGQTKMTQYTRYLSIALAILQATGLVALAARGQLLQGCQQDILADTSIFGMIIIVLVMTAGAALVMWFGEQITERGVGNGMSLLIFAGIAARIPSEGKNILDSRGGLVFGLVCVAALAIIAAVIFVEQGQRRIPVQYAKRVVGRKMYGGSSTYLPLKVNQAGVIPVIFASSLLYLPNLIAQLTSSTNNPDPSWWQEAINKYLVNPGNPVYIGIYFGLIVFFTYFYVAITFNPEERADEMKKFGGFIPGYRPGRPTADYLNFVLSRITLPGSLYLGLVAVLPNLFLDIGNSGGMQNLPFGGTAVLIMVSVGLDTVKQIESQLMNRNYEGFLK; the protein is encoded by the coding sequence GTGCTTTCCGCCTTCGTATCGGCCTTCCGGACTCCGGACTTACGGCGGAAGATTCTCTTCACGCTGGGGTTGATCGCGCTGTACCGTCTGGGTGCCGCGCTGCCGTCCCCCGGTGTGGATTACCAGGCGGTGCAGGAATGTATCGACCTCGTTTCCGGTGGTGACAACGCTGGTATCTACCAGCTGATCAACCTGTTCTCCGGTGGGGCGCTGCTGCAGTTGTCGGTCTTCGCGATCGGCATCATGCCCTACATCACCGCCAGCATCATTATTCAGCTGCTGACTGTCGTTATCCCGCGGTTCGAGGAACTGCGAAAAGAAGGCCAATCCGGCCAGACCAAGATGACGCAGTACACGCGCTATCTGTCTATCGCCCTGGCGATTCTGCAGGCCACCGGTCTGGTGGCGCTGGCCGCGCGCGGCCAGCTGCTGCAGGGCTGCCAGCAGGACATCCTCGCCGACACCTCCATTTTCGGCATGATCATCATCGTGCTGGTCATGACCGCCGGTGCGGCGCTGGTCATGTGGTTCGGCGAGCAGATCACCGAGCGCGGTGTCGGCAACGGCATGTCGCTGCTGATCTTCGCCGGTATCGCCGCGCGAATCCCCAGTGAGGGCAAGAACATTCTGGACAGCCGTGGCGGCCTGGTCTTCGGCCTGGTGTGTGTGGCCGCGCTGGCCATCATCGCCGCGGTGATCTTCGTCGAGCAGGGTCAGCGCCGGATCCCGGTCCAGTACGCCAAGCGCGTGGTGGGCCGCAAGATGTACGGCGGCTCCTCCACCTACCTGCCGTTGAAGGTGAACCAGGCCGGCGTCATCCCGGTCATCTTCGCGTCGTCACTGCTGTATCTGCCGAACCTGATCGCGCAGCTGACGTCGTCGACGAACAACCCGGATCCGAGCTGGTGGCAGGAAGCCATCAACAAATACCTGGTGAACCCGGGCAACCCGGTCTACATCGGCATCTATTTCGGCCTGATCGTCTTCTTCACCTACTTCTATGTGGCGATCACCTTCAACCCGGAGGAACGCGCCGATGAAATGAAGAAGTTCGGTGGCTTCATCCCCGGGTACCGTCCCGGTCGGCCGACCGCCGACTATCTGAATTTCGTCTTGAGCCGCATCACCCTGCCCGGCTCGCTCTACCTCGGCCTGGTGGCCGTGCTCCCCAACCTGTTCCTGGATATCGGCAACTCCGGTGGCATGCAGAATCTCCCGTTCGGCGGCACCGCGGTGCTGATCATGGTGAGTGTCGGCCTGGACACCGTGAAGCAGATCGAGTCCCAGCTGATGAATCGAAATTACGAAGGGTTCCTCAAGTGA
- the rplO gene encoding 50S ribosomal protein L15, whose amino-acid sequence MTIKIHHLRPAPGAKTEKTRVGRGEGSKGKTAGRGTKGTKARKNVPAAFEGGQMPLHMRLPKLKGFTNRNRVEYQVVNVSAIAKLFPQGGEVGKAELVAAGAVRKNQLVKVLGDGEIGVAVQVTADKVTGSAKEKITAAGGTVTELG is encoded by the coding sequence ATGACCATCAAGATTCATCACCTGCGTCCGGCCCCCGGCGCCAAGACCGAGAAGACCCGTGTGGGTCGCGGTGAAGGCTCCAAGGGCAAGACCGCGGGCCGTGGTACCAAGGGCACCAAGGCGCGCAAGAACGTTCCGGCCGCCTTCGAGGGTGGGCAGATGCCGCTGCACATGCGGCTGCCCAAGCTCAAGGGCTTCACCAACCGGAACCGTGTCGAATACCAGGTCGTCAATGTCTCGGCCATCGCCAAGCTGTTCCCGCAGGGCGGCGAGGTCGGCAAGGCCGAGCTGGTGGCTGCCGGCGCGGTTCGCAAGAACCAGCTGGTCAAGGTCCTCGGCGACGGTGAAATCGGCGTCGCGGTCCAGGTGACCGCCGACAAGGTGACCGGCTCCGCCAAGGAGAAGATCACCGCGGCCGGTGGCACTGTCACCGAACTGGGCTGA
- the rpmD gene encoding 50S ribosomal protein L30 produces the protein MAQLKVTQIKSTIGAKANQRDSMRTLGLRKIRQTVVREDTPQNRGLINVVRHLVTVEEV, from the coding sequence ATGGCACAGCTCAAGGTGACCCAGATCAAGTCCACGATCGGCGCCAAGGCGAACCAGCGTGACAGCATGCGCACGCTCGGCCTGCGTAAGATCCGGCAGACCGTGGTTCGCGAGGACACCCCGCAGAACCGTGGCCTGATCAACGTCGTGCGCCACCTCGTAACAGTTGAGGAGGTCTAA
- the rpsE gene encoding 30S ribosomal protein S5 — protein MPGRQRRDGGSGPAGQQNGAAGGGDNQGRGGGRDRRGGNDRRDQQADKNQLERVVAINRVSKVVKGGRRFSFTALVIVGDGNGLVGVGYGKAKEVPAAIQKGVEEARKNFFRVPMIGSTIVHPVQGEAAAGVVMLRPASPGTGVIAGGACRAVLECAGIHDILAKSLGSDNAINVVHATVAALKMLQRPEEVAARRGLSLEDVAPAGMLRARALAAGGGK, from the coding sequence ATGCCGGGACGTCAACGGCGTGACGGCGGCAGCGGACCCGCCGGACAGCAGAATGGTGCCGCCGGTGGCGGCGACAACCAGGGTCGCGGCGGTGGCCGTGACCGCCGTGGCGGCAACGACCGTCGCGATCAGCAGGCCGACAAGAACCAGCTCGAGCGCGTCGTAGCGATCAACCGCGTCTCCAAGGTCGTGAAGGGTGGTCGTCGCTTCAGCTTCACCGCCCTCGTGATCGTCGGTGACGGCAACGGTCTGGTCGGCGTCGGCTACGGCAAGGCCAAGGAAGTTCCCGCGGCGATTCAGAAGGGTGTCGAAGAGGCTCGCAAGAACTTCTTCCGCGTCCCGATGATCGGCTCGACCATCGTCCACCCGGTTCAGGGTGAGGCGGCGGCCGGTGTCGTCATGCTGCGTCCGGCCTCGCCGGGTACCGGTGTGATCGCCGGTGGCGCCTGCCGTGCCGTGCTGGAATGCGCTGGCATTCATGACATTCTGGCGAAGTCGCTGGGTAGCGACAACGCCATCAACGTCGTGCACGCGACGGTCGCCGCACTGAAGATGCTGCAGCGCCCGGAAGAGGTCGCGGCTCGCCGTGGTCTGTCGCTCGAGGATGTTGCCCCTGCGGGCATGCTGCGTGCGCGCGCTCTGGCCGCTGGAGGTGGCAAGTAA
- the rplR gene encoding 50S ribosomal protein L18: MAQTENQIAKRKPRGKDASTARRLSKTRRHFRLRKKVAGTTERPRLVVNRSSRHLHAQLVDDSAGKTLAYASTIEADVRAVDGDKSAKSKKVGELIAARAKAAGVEAVVFDRGGHDYHGRIAALADAAREAGLKF; encoded by the coding sequence ATGGCGCAAACCGAAAATCAGATTGCCAAGCGCAAGCCGCGCGGCAAGGACGCCTCGACTGCGCGTCGTCTGTCGAAGACCCGCCGTCACTTCCGTCTGCGCAAGAAGGTCGCAGGCACCACCGAGCGTCCGCGCCTGGTGGTCAACCGCTCCTCGCGGCACCTGCACGCTCAGCTCGTGGACGACAGCGCCGGCAAGACCCTTGCCTACGCTTCGACCATCGAAGCCGATGTGCGCGCGGTGGACGGCGACAAGTCGGCCAAGAGCAAGAAGGTCGGCGAGCTGATCGCCGCTCGCGCCAAGGCCGCCGGTGTCGAGGCCGTCGTGTTCGACCGTGGTGGTCACGATTACCACGGCCGTATCGCCGCTCTCGCGGATGCCGCTCGTGAAGCGGGGTTGAAGTTCTGA
- the rplF gene encoding 50S ribosomal protein L6, translating into MSRIGKKPIAIPAGVEVTIDGQNVSVKGPKGTLTHVVAEPITISKGEDGQLEVIRPDDQRQNRSLHGLTRTLVANMIEGVTKGYEKKMEIFGVGYRVAAKGSNLEFALGYSHPVPIEAPAGITFAVESPTKFSVSGIDKQAVGQISAVIHGLRKPDPYKGKGIRYAGEVVRRKVGKTGK; encoded by the coding sequence ATGTCGCGTATTGGTAAGAAGCCCATCGCAATCCCTGCCGGCGTCGAGGTGACCATCGACGGCCAGAACGTCTCGGTCAAGGGGCCCAAGGGCACCCTGACTCACGTTGTCGCCGAACCGATCACCATCTCCAAGGGTGAGGACGGCCAGCTCGAGGTCATCCGCCCGGACGACCAGCGGCAGAACCGTTCGCTGCACGGCCTGACCCGTACCCTCGTCGCCAACATGATCGAAGGCGTCACCAAGGGCTACGAGAAGAAGATGGAAATCTTCGGTGTCGGTTACCGTGTGGCCGCCAAGGGCTCGAACCTCGAGTTCGCTCTCGGCTACAGCCACCCGGTGCCGATCGAGGCCCCGGCTGGTATCACCTTCGCGGTGGAATCGCCCACCAAGTTCTCCGTGTCCGGTATCGACAAGCAGGCGGTCGGTCAGATCTCCGCTGTGATTCACGGACTGCGTAAGCCCGACCCGTACAAGGGCAAGGGCATCCGCTACGCCGGCGAGGTCGTTCGCCGCAAGGTCGGAAAGACGGGTAAGTGA